In Desulfovibrio legallii, a single genomic region encodes these proteins:
- a CDS encoding class I SAM-dependent methyltransferase: MDKKDGRTYWNARARTFPRYEEGDQTYEAGMLRRARDHGVVFADKDVLDVGAGSGMYTLRLAQEAAQVTAVDISDEMLRLLQEDAAAHGLANIRTVRSDWENFTPDRRYEVVFASMTPALDSEAGKEKLLACAAGWVVYMGFLDRMASDLMQGLYAHYGITPRVFNNAQIMEQWLTTRGIRCTALPVKGQWTVSRNREDTLDVCVTTLQHYGVDPDRNCIAAHMAAFRDASGAYVERTDYTIEMLLWQNS, translated from the coding sequence ATGGACAAAAAAGACGGCCGCACCTACTGGAACGCCAGGGCCCGCACCTTTCCCCGCTACGAGGAAGGCGACCAGACCTATGAAGCCGGCATGCTCCGCCGGGCCAGAGACCACGGCGTGGTCTTTGCCGACAAGGACGTGCTGGATGTGGGCGCGGGCAGCGGCATGTACACCCTGCGCCTGGCGCAGGAGGCGGCGCAGGTAACAGCCGTGGACATTTCGGACGAAATGCTCCGCCTGCTGCAAGAGGATGCGGCCGCCCACGGCCTCGCCAACATCCGCACCGTGCGCTCAGACTGGGAGAATTTTACCCCTGACCGGCGCTATGAAGTGGTCTTTGCCTCCATGACCCCGGCCCTGGACAGCGAAGCCGGCAAAGAAAAACTGCTGGCCTGCGCTGCCGGTTGGGTAGTCTACATGGGCTTTCTGGACCGCATGGCTTCGGACCTCATGCAGGGCCTCTACGCGCACTATGGCATTACTCCGCGCGTGTTCAACAATGCCCAGATTATGGAGCAGTGGCTTACGACGCGCGGCATCCGCTGCACGGCCCTGCCCGTCAAGGGGCAATGGACGGTTTCCCGCAACCGGGAAGATACCCTGGACGTCTGCGTTACAACCCTGCAGCACTACGGCGTGGATCCGGACCGGAATTGTATCGCCGCCCACATGGCGGCCTTTCGCGACGCTTCCGGCGCGTATGTGGAGCGCACGGACTACACCATCGAGATGCTCCTGTGGCAAAATTCCTGA
- a CDS encoding ABC transporter substrate-binding protein: MAKFLNDLCRCCALLLCCTFLAAGLLAAAAHAAPEAPVQTAAPTRVLTDALGRTVHLPPANHIRRLVALGSSMAFITYLNAQGLVVGVEDFDKSDDLAKPYVLRNRERFRDLPVIGKAGAVRLPDYERIVALRPDVVFIVSTDPGEPDLIQRKLRRPVVAVSQGQPRFDQKIFLQSIRLTGQVLGREDRAAQLIQGIHHLAERLAYRPSPQERRKAYVGGLSYKGNQDLRSTAGRFLPLELAGLDNVADSAGRAGHFFANKEFLLAANPPLIFIDANGLPLIREGLRTDPGYYRRLKALNQSRVWLVLPHTAYFNNPEILYINAFFMAKAAYPEHYATMNPEAEADAIFTLFNGAPQYKDFVRLCGRPGRLQLTEAGLESAP; encoded by the coding sequence GTGGCAAAATTCCTGAACGACCTTTGCCGCTGCTGCGCCCTGCTGCTGTGCTGTACGTTCCTGGCGGCAGGGCTGCTGGCCGCCGCAGCCCACGCCGCGCCGGAAGCGCCGGTTCAGACGGCCGCGCCGACGCGCGTCCTCACGGACGCCTTGGGGCGCACGGTTCACCTGCCCCCGGCCAACCACATCCGCCGTCTGGTGGCCCTGGGCAGCAGCATGGCCTTCATCACCTACCTGAACGCCCAGGGCCTGGTGGTGGGCGTGGAAGACTTTGATAAAAGCGACGACCTGGCCAAACCCTATGTGCTCCGCAACCGGGAGCGCTTCCGCGACCTGCCCGTGATAGGCAAGGCCGGGGCCGTGCGCCTGCCCGACTACGAACGCATTGTGGCTCTCAGGCCCGACGTGGTCTTTATCGTTTCCACCGACCCCGGCGAACCGGACCTTATCCAGCGCAAACTACGGCGGCCTGTGGTGGCCGTAAGCCAGGGGCAGCCGCGTTTTGATCAGAAAATCTTCCTCCAGTCTATCCGCCTTACGGGGCAGGTGCTGGGCCGGGAGGACCGGGCCGCCCAACTCATCCAGGGCATCCACCATCTGGCCGAGCGCCTTGCCTACCGCCCCAGCCCGCAGGAGCGGCGCAAAGCCTATGTGGGCGGCCTTTCCTACAAGGGCAATCAGGATCTGCGCAGCACTGCGGGCCGCTTTCTGCCCCTGGAACTGGCCGGGCTGGATAACGTGGCGGACAGCGCGGGCCGGGCCGGGCATTTTTTTGCGAACAAGGAATTTCTGCTGGCCGCCAACCCGCCTTTGATCTTCATCGACGCCAACGGCCTGCCCCTCATCCGCGAGGGCCTGCGCACGGATCCGGGCTACTACCGCCGGCTCAAGGCTCTGAACCAGAGCCGCGTATGGCTGGTGCTGCCCCACACGGCCTACTTCAACAATCCTGAAATTCTCTACATCAACGCCTTTTTCATGGCCAAGGCCGCCTACCCGGAACACTACGCCACGATGAATCCGGAAGCCGAGGCCGACGCCATCTTCACGCTCTTCAACGGCGCGCCGCAGTACAAGGATTTTGTACGGTTGTGCGGACGCCCCGGCAGACTGCAACTCACGGAGGCTGGGCTTGAGTCCGCTCCTTAA
- a CDS encoding FmdE family protein, whose protein sequence is MDNTLLEKAVAFHGHLCPGLVIGLRAVEAVLQEPVLGKAPYGTLVCVTENDACGVDAIQCLLGCSAGKGNLILRPVAKHAYAFFDRNSGTALRLCLQKQKDPDQNREQWQQALLTLPLEALFSLSVPAYAVPEPPRLFPTVVCEICGEGAAEHAIRLENGKKVCLDCQQAYARRW, encoded by the coding sequence ATGGACAACACCCTGTTGGAGAAAGCCGTGGCCTTTCACGGGCACCTTTGCCCCGGTCTGGTCATTGGCCTGCGCGCCGTGGAAGCTGTGCTGCAAGAGCCTGTTCTGGGCAAAGCGCCTTACGGCACACTGGTCTGCGTGACGGAAAACGACGCCTGCGGCGTAGACGCCATACAGTGCCTGCTGGGCTGCTCCGCAGGCAAAGGCAACCTGATCCTGCGCCCCGTGGCCAAACACGCCTACGCTTTTTTTGACCGCAACAGCGGCACTGCCCTGCGCCTCTGTCTGCAAAAGCAGAAAGACCCGGACCAGAACCGGGAACAATGGCAGCAAGCCCTGCTGACCCTGCCGCTGGAAGCGTTGTTCAGCCTCTCCGTACCCGCCTATGCCGTGCCGGAACCGCCCCGGCTGTTCCCCACCGTGGTCTGCGAGATCTGTGGCGAAGGCGCGGCCGAGCACGCCATCCGACTGGAAAACGGCAAAAAAGTCTGCCTGGACTGCCAGCAGGCCTACGCCCGCCGCTGGTAG
- the tilS gene encoding tRNA lysidine(34) synthetase TilS: MTPLTLQSLPPVAARLCLEVERFCRGVLALPRGVSLVLGLSGGADSTALAVVLHALAPRLDLRLHGLSVDHGLRPEAEADAAQARYMAHSLGLPCRIRQADVRGLAAREGRGLEDAARRLRYALLEEERQACGADFIALGHHAGDLSEDVLLRLLRGAGWPALGGMPARDDARRLLRPLLHTDPAALRQLLRLCGLTWREDASNHDTRFLRNRLRHTVLPLLRAENPSLDRSLGSLWQLAQQDADYWRQQTDAALANCPWQESSAAAGRQVYLPPALLQPLHPAARLRLYLRAVHRLCGSADAAPDGRAAGALAGLTDDAKADGSAPAHLHSGALPTMGQTFALTPPHPRTAAQTDGQARARTLLALDAALIQGRGQSLFQLPGGVSARIVKGGVRFCAPPPPEKPRQR; this comes from the coding sequence ATGACGCCCCTGACCCTGCAGTCCCTGCCGCCCGTCGCCGCCCGCCTCTGCCTTGAGGTGGAGCGCTTCTGTCGCGGCGTGCTGGCCTTGCCGCGCGGGGTTTCTCTGGTACTGGGCCTTTCCGGCGGGGCGGATTCCACGGCCCTGGCCGTGGTGCTGCACGCCCTGGCCCCCCGACTGGACCTGCGTCTGCACGGCCTGAGCGTGGATCACGGCCTGCGCCCGGAAGCCGAAGCCGACGCCGCCCAGGCCCGGTATATGGCCCACAGTCTGGGCCTGCCTTGCCGCATCCGGCAGGCGGACGTGCGTGGGCTGGCCGCACGGGAAGGACGCGGGCTGGAAGACGCGGCCCGCCGTCTGCGCTATGCCCTGCTGGAAGAAGAACGGCAGGCCTGCGGGGCGGATTTTATTGCCCTGGGGCACCACGCCGGAGATCTGAGCGAAGACGTGCTGCTGCGTCTGCTGCGGGGTGCGGGCTGGCCCGCCCTGGGCGGCATGCCCGCCCGCGACGACGCGCGCCGCCTGCTCCGCCCCCTGCTGCACACGGACCCCGCCGCCCTGCGCCAACTTTTGCGACTGTGCGGCCTGACCTGGCGCGAGGACGCCAGCAACCACGACACGCGCTTCCTCCGCAACCGCCTGCGGCATACGGTTTTGCCCCTGCTGCGGGCGGAAAACCCTTCCCTGGACCGCAGCCTGGGCAGCCTCTGGCAACTGGCGCAGCAGGACGCCGACTACTGGCGGCAGCAGACGGACGCGGCCCTGGCCAACTGCCCCTGGCAGGAAAGCAGCGCTGCGGCGGGCCGCCAGGTATACCTGCCCCCGGCTTTGCTGCAGCCGCTGCACCCAGCGGCGCGCCTGCGCCTGTATCTGCGGGCCGTACACCGCCTGTGCGGAAGCGCAGACGCTGCGCCGGACGGCAGGGCGGCTGGAGCGCTTGCCGGCCTGACTGACGACGCGAAAGCCGACGGCTCCGCCCCTGCCCATCTGCACAGCGGCGCGCTGCCCACTATGGGCCAAACCTTCGCCCTCACGCCACCCCACCCCCGAACAGCTGCGCAAACCGACGGACAGGCCAGAGCCCGTACCCTGCTGGCCCTGGATGCGGCCCTGATCCAGGGCCGAGGGCAGAGCCTCTTCCAGCTGCCCGGCGGCGTCAGCGCCCGCATAGTCAAGGGCGGCGTGCGCTTTTGCGCCCCGCCGCCCCCCGAAAAACCGCGCCAACGCTGA
- a CDS encoding TonB-dependent receptor plug domain-containing protein, producing MKKTLLLGSLLLCSPAFTAQAADDNLMQDVFLLDPVTVTGQLEEEKLDRTTAIVVERNRSNNVADYLVRDPEISFKRKAAFGDSSDIISIRGMESKRIMLNLDGRNIGSTGMSGGNYIDFGTIPLDNIERIEVIKGGSSVEYGNSALGGVINARTRKPTETPYLSAYATMGGWNDVYDFHNVRGSYAQKFRALGVSLGLSHQHADPFLRNNYYNSFHFNPKVYLDLPWRGALALGYSYSETERGLIRSNRADGNPSSDADPDRPGFSNTINGDYPLANGESFAGGSPTPSMTVIGDDAHWTKYRHLLDATYRQEFLETGFFELMAFKNYENRREKNYADVAGRMLLDTGKMPAAKKFDPSLTRDGDLVLDRNVVVDTSYGFKAKTGGTVMGHQLLAGFEYKLLQPGDITVEYVDKNYNKAGPNKFTGQMDSQSAGRAAQVYGAFLADKFNLTDALTVDVGLRLDSFVYSPEGRNRTLNHTALSPKLMLTYAFTESQSASLALYQNYRTPTIPELYWNSQASSSDPTVNVPYLKGKDIKPETARGADLAYKYAFENKGFVKLSGFYYNIEDYIVHKAVYVDRPQSYQAWAAYNTDAEIYGATLSGSYALRDDLQARAAVTWQDSRKRNDPADPDGVMDKLEYVPNWKATLGAVWKITDELTLDTALTYVGPRQYYVNTAKLDKGTLHDYATLGASLSYRLDEHLTLEAYADNITNTQYAESWGYPALGFNAGVSLKWEL from the coding sequence ATGAAAAAAACGCTCCTGCTCGGCTCCCTGCTGCTCTGCTCTCCGGCGTTCACGGCGCAAGCCGCGGACGACAACCTTATGCAGGACGTCTTTCTTCTGGATCCCGTTACGGTTACCGGCCAACTGGAAGAAGAAAAGTTGGATCGCACCACCGCCATTGTGGTAGAACGAAACCGCAGCAACAACGTGGCAGACTATCTGGTGCGCGATCCGGAAATCTCCTTCAAACGCAAGGCGGCCTTTGGCGACAGCAGCGACATCATTTCCATTCGCGGCATGGAATCCAAACGCATCATGCTCAATCTGGACGGCCGCAACATAGGCTCCACGGGCATGTCCGGCGGCAATTATATCGACTTCGGCACCATTCCGCTGGACAATATCGAACGCATTGAGGTCATCAAAGGCGGCAGCTCCGTAGAATACGGCAACAGCGCCCTGGGCGGCGTCATCAACGCCCGTACCCGCAAACCCACGGAAACCCCCTACCTGAGCGCTTACGCCACCATGGGCGGCTGGAACGACGTCTACGACTTCCACAACGTGCGTGGTTCCTATGCCCAGAAGTTTCGGGCTCTGGGGGTCAGCCTGGGCCTGAGCCACCAGCACGCCGACCCATTTTTGCGCAACAACTATTATAATTCCTTTCACTTCAATCCCAAAGTCTACCTGGATCTGCCCTGGCGGGGCGCACTTGCCCTCGGGTACAGTTACAGCGAAACAGAACGCGGCCTTATCCGCAGCAATCGCGCGGACGGCAACCCCAGCAGCGACGCCGACCCCGACCGCCCCGGCTTCAGCAATACCATCAACGGCGACTACCCCCTGGCCAACGGCGAAAGTTTTGCCGGTGGGTCGCCCACGCCGTCCATGACCGTCATCGGCGACGACGCCCACTGGACCAAGTACCGTCACCTGCTGGACGCCACCTACCGACAGGAATTTCTGGAGACGGGCTTTTTTGAACTCATGGCTTTCAAAAATTATGAAAACCGGCGCGAAAAAAACTATGCGGACGTGGCTGGCCGTATGCTGCTGGACACGGGCAAGATGCCGGCCGCCAAAAAATTTGATCCTTCCCTTACCAGAGACGGCGACCTGGTACTGGACCGCAATGTGGTGGTGGATACCTCCTACGGCTTCAAGGCCAAAACCGGCGGCACGGTCATGGGGCACCAATTGCTGGCGGGTTTTGAATACAAGCTGCTGCAGCCGGGCGACATCACGGTGGAATATGTGGACAAAAACTACAACAAAGCCGGGCCCAACAAATTTACCGGGCAGATGGATTCCCAGTCCGCCGGGCGCGCCGCCCAGGTCTACGGGGCCTTTCTGGCCGACAAGTTCAACCTTACGGACGCCTTGACCGTGGACGTGGGCCTGCGCCTGGACAGCTTTGTCTACAGCCCCGAAGGCCGCAACCGCACCCTCAACCACACGGCCCTTTCGCCCAAGCTCATGCTTACCTACGCCTTTACCGAGAGCCAGTCCGCCTCCCTGGCCCTGTACCAGAACTACCGCACCCCCACCATTCCCGAACTGTACTGGAACTCGCAGGCTTCTTCCAGCGACCCCACGGTCAACGTGCCCTACCTGAAAGGCAAGGACATCAAGCCGGAAACGGCGCGCGGCGCGGACCTGGCCTACAAATACGCCTTTGAAAACAAAGGTTTTGTCAAACTTTCCGGATTTTATTATAATATAGAGGACTATATCGTGCACAAAGCCGTATATGTGGACCGGCCCCAGAGCTACCAGGCCTGGGCCGCCTATAATACGGACGCGGAAATCTACGGGGCCACCCTCAGCGGCAGCTACGCTCTGCGCGACGACCTGCAGGCCCGCGCGGCCGTCACCTGGCAGGACAGCCGCAAGCGCAACGACCCCGCCGACCCGGACGGCGTCATGGACAAGCTGGAATATGTGCCCAACTGGAAGGCCACCCTGGGTGCGGTGTGGAAAATAACGGACGAGCTCACCCTGGATACGGCGCTCACCTATGTGGGGCCACGCCAGTACTACGTCAACACGGCCAAACTGGACAAGGGCACCCTGCACGACTACGCCACCCTGGGCGCGAGCCTGAGCTACCGGCTGGACGAGCACCTCACCCTGGAAGCCTACGCGGATAACATCACCAACACGCAATACGCCGAGTCCTGGGGCTATCCGGCCCTGGGCTTCAACGCGGGGGTAAGCCTCAAATGGGAACTGTAA